TAACCATGGCTGAGGTTTTGAACTTCGAGCACAACGGCATCACCGTCAATGCCACCGAATCTCCCGAGGCCATGGGTGGCCTGGGGGACAACGTCATCGGTCTGATCGGCACCGCGCCAAAGGCCGATCCACTGATTCCGCGCAACGCGCCGTTCCGCATCAACAGCTTCACCACCCAGGCGCTGCTCGATCCGACCGGCAGCGAGGAGGGTACGCTGTATCACGCGGTGTTCCAGATCCTGAAAGTGGTCAAGGTGCCGATCTACGTGGTCATTGTCGAAGAGGGCGATACCCCTGCCGACACGCTGAACAATGTCATTGGCGGGATCGAACCGCTGACAGGTCGCAAACTCGGTCTCGCCGCGTTGAGCGGTGTAGCTGAGGACCTGACCATCATCGGTGCGCCGGGCTTCACCGGTACCAAGGCCGTGGCTGGCGAATTCGCGTCCTTCGGCAAGCGCATCAAGGCTCGTGTGGTGCTCGACGGCAAGGACGCTGCAGTCGCCGATCAAGTGACCTACAGCCAGGAACTGGGCGGCGCGGAGCTGGGTTTCGACCGCTGCCTGCTGGTGCACAACATGCCGTCGGTGTACTCCAAGGCCGCGAAGAAAAACGTGTTCCTGTCGCCGTCGAGCCTGGCCATCGCGGCCCTGGCCAAGGTCAAGCAATGGGAAAGCCCTGGCAATCAGGTGACCTACGCCGAAGACGTTTCGCGGGTGGTGGAATACAACATCCTCGACACCTCCACCGAAGGCGATCTGCTCAATCGCTACGGCATCAGTTACTACGCCCGCACCATCCTCGGTGGCTTCTCGCTGCTGGGTAACCGCTCGATCACCGGCAAGTTCATCAGCTATGTGGGTCTGGAAGACGCCATCAGCCGCAAGCTGGTCAAGGCCGGTCAGAAAGCCATGGCGAAGAACCTGACCAAGTCGTTCATGGATCAGGAGGTCAAGCGCATCAACGACTGGCTGCAAACCCTGGTCGCCGACGAAACCATTCCCGGCGGCAGCGTGTACCTGCACCCGGAATTGAACAGCGTCGAGAAGTACAAGAACGGCACCTGGTACGTGGTCATCGACTACGGTCGCTACGCGCCGAACGAGCACATGGTTTATCAACTCAATGCCCGCGATGAAATCATCGAGCAGTTCCTGGAGGACGTTCTCTAATGTTTACCAACCGCGTAAGACAGGCCATCGCGGCCACCCTGCAAGGCCTGCCGTTGTCGGCGACGGTGGAGGAGTTCACCCCGCCGAAAATCGAATTCGATATGGAGCCTCAGTCCGGTGGGCGTTTCATCGCCGAGGAAATGGCCAAGAGCGGTAAGGTGCTGGGAGCCACTCTTGTACTGCAAGGTGCTGGCCCGGAAATTTTGCTGGCATTGGGTGTGAAACTGGGTGACGACATTCTGTTGAATGTGCGCGAAGCCGGTCAGGATCAGGATGGAAATACCTGGTTCACCTATCACACTGTTGGCGGCAAGCTTAAATCCCTCGCTGAAGCGAAGTTGAAGATGGGCGACAAGCCCACTACCACGCTTGAACTGTCCTGCCGCACTTACAACCGCCTGGAAAACGGCATCCCGGTGATCGACATCGACGTGCGCACTCAGAAGTTCGTGCTCAACGGTGTCGACATTCTCGGCGACGCCCGCCGCGCCGTCCTGCTGCCGTAACACTCAAGGCGCAAAACCTGTGGGAGCGAACCTGCTCGCGAAAGCGGTGTATCTGTCTGCGGTGATGCCGGCTGGCAGTTTGCATTCGCGAGCAGGCTCGCTCCCACAAGGAACCTGGCAATTCGCCCCTCATGTGAACCATCAAGGAATTCATTCATGTCCTGGACACCTCCTGTTCATGACCTGCTGTCGCCAATCACTTCCGACGACAATGTGCAGATCGAACACATCCAACTCAAACCCTTGTACTACGCCGCACAGAAAGAAGCCCTGGCCCGTGTGGGCGACGATGAAGATGACCAGTTTTTTGAACTGGCGCTGCTGGCCACCGGGCTTTCGGTCAAGGAACTCGACCAACTCAAACGCCCGGACTACGTGAGCATCGCTCGATACGTACACGAGATGTCGACCTTGCCGGCCTCGCACTTTCTCAAGCAAGCCGCCGATGGTGAACAACCGTCGACCGACCCCGATGCCGTGACGTTGCTGCAACCGCTCGCCGTCGCGGGACGCACCTTGACCGAACTGACCCTGGAAATGCCGGCATTGCGTGCCACCAAAGCGATGAAAAAACTCAAGACGCCCAAGGAGCGTGCCGAGTTCATCACCGCCCATTGCACCGGCCTGATGATCCCCGATCTGGCCCTGTTGACCGTGCCTGACTGGACTCAATTGCAGGTGCGTATCGACGATTTTTTAAATCAACCGGCGGCCTTCTTTCGGAGCGCGACATCGAAGTGATCCTCGATGTGGTGCCGCTCATTTACCGGGTAAGTGAGACGGAGATTCTGGAGTGGGACGTCGCAAAGGCGTTGCGCCGCTACGACATAGCGATCACTCGCCTTGGCGTGAAACAGGAGTAGAGCGGCATGGCAGACACAAAATATTCGCTCATGAATGCAGGCATCAATGCCGCAGAGATGACGCTCGGTGAAGTCAGCCAGGGTGTCACTGTAACGAACAGTGCACCAATCAATGGGCTAATTCAGGCACTGATCACGTCCAGCCTCAAGATCGGCCTGCTGACCTCGGCTATCGAGTCGTTGAATCTGACGCTGTCGTTGCAACGTTCGATGTTGAGGGCACCAGTTGCAGATGCGAAAAATGCATCAGTCAGTGGACAAACAGCGGCCGATAAATCGCCAGGTCGCATTGAGCCACCCGACATGCTCAAACCGGCAATGGCCATGGATTCGGCATTGGCAGACTTGCGCAGTGTGGCTCAACTGACCCGACCTCAGAGCGATGGCATGGGGCAGTCAAACCTGCAAATGGCAACTACCCCGATGGTGGCGGCTGGGGGTACCAGTGCGGTTGATTTGACAAGACTCGAAAGCCTGGCCGCCAGCGCTGGTATCGGCAAAACACTTGCGAATACTTCGGACAGGCAGTTTGAATTGCTGCATTTCGCCAGCGATGCCGCAGTGACTGCGGCAGCGTTCAAGGTACCGGCCCTGGAGGTCGGTGAAATGATGGCCGGTTGGCGTACGTCCATGAAGCTCAGCGGTGTTGAGGCATTTGATCTGGCGGACGCCACCCATCATCTGGGCAAAATACCCGGTGTTGCGCAAGCAGCTGACATTGGGGCGGTATTACAGCGTCACGGTAGTACGTCCGCAGCAGCAGGCCTGATGCCCGAGCAAGCCGCGGCACTCACGGCGGCATTGCTGAACACCGGGACGCAAAAGGCCGATGCCGGCAGCGCATTCAAGAGCATCATCACGGCTCTGGGCAAGGGCGATCAGGTATCAGTGAAGGAGCGAGCGGCCTGGGGTCAATTGGGCATTGACCCTCGCGAAGTGGCGAGGCTTCTGCGCGATAAGGATCAGGCTCCGGGCGCCGTGATGTCGGTGCTGGCGGCGCTGAACGCAAAGCCTGTCGAGAATCGCTCGATGCTGGCGACAACGCTGTTTGCCAACGGTGATGAAGCGGCGCTGCGACTGTCGCAAAATCTTGCGGATTTGAATGAAGCTTTCTGGCAGGTGAAGGACAAACGCCAGTACGCCACTTCCGAGCTGGGAGACAAGGGTTCCATCAGGCAGTCGGCATTGGCGCAGTCCAATACCCGGCAAGGGCAATTGAACATCTTCAACGCACAAAGTGATCGTTTGTCGACAGTGACTGGCGATGCACTGGCCCCTATATCGGATATCGCGCTTTCCTCCCTCGGTTCATTGGCCGACAGCCTGAGTAATTTGGCCAAATACAGTTCGGCAGCCACCGCTGTCATCGTGGTGGCCGCTGCGGCAGTGAAGTCGCTGGTGGGTTGGCTGTCCAAGGCAGTCGTGGATGAGATGTCCAATCGAGCGGCCAAGCGGGTATTGGGTGGTGCGGCGGCCCGTCTCCGTCGCCGGTCTGGTGGCGTGCCTGCCGAGGGCCTCAGGGGTGAGTTTCACGCCGGTACGCAGGAAATGAACGCAAATCCGGGTACCGGTTCTACCGATAAACTGAACAGTTTTTCAGGCGGGCGAGAAGTGCGGGCCCCCGGCGCACGTTATGCGCTCAGTCCTGTTGCTGCATTGCGTCCTCTGGCTGGCAAGGCGTTTGGCCCGCTGAAGATCATCAGCGCCGTCGCTGACGTGACCGAAGGGGTCGTTGCCGGTGACGCCCGCATGGTCGGTGCGGGACTGGGGGCTGCCGGTGGCGGTTGGGCCGGAGCTTCTGCCGGCTCGCTCGCAGGCGCTGCATTGGGCAGTTTCGTTCCTGTTGTCGGCACGGCTATCGGCGGGCTTCTTGGTGGGCTGATCGGTGGTTGGTTGGGGAGCGAGTCCGGTGCGT
This genomic interval from Pseudomonas putida contains the following:
- a CDS encoding phage tail assembly protein — encoded protein: MSWTPPVHDLLSPITSDDNVQIEHIQLKPLYYAAQKEALARVGDDEDDQFFELALLATGLSVKELDQLKRPDYVSIARYVHEMSTLPASHFLKQAADGEQPSTDPDAVTLLQPLAVAGRTLTELTLEMPALRATKAMKKLKTPKERAEFITAHCTGLMIPDLALLTVPDWTQLQVRIDDFLNQPAAFFRSATSK
- a CDS encoding phage tail protein, with translation MAEVLNFEHNGITVNATESPEAMGGLGDNVIGLIGTAPKADPLIPRNAPFRINSFTTQALLDPTGSEEGTLYHAVFQILKVVKVPIYVVIVEEGDTPADTLNNVIGGIEPLTGRKLGLAALSGVAEDLTIIGAPGFTGTKAVAGEFASFGKRIKARVVLDGKDAAVADQVTYSQELGGAELGFDRCLLVHNMPSVYSKAAKKNVFLSPSSLAIAALAKVKQWESPGNQVTYAEDVSRVVEYNILDTSTEGDLLNRYGISYYARTILGGFSLLGNRSITGKFISYVGLEDAISRKLVKAGQKAMAKNLTKSFMDQEVKRINDWLQTLVADETIPGGSVYLHPELNSVEKYKNGTWYVVIDYGRYAPNEHMVYQLNARDEIIEQFLEDVL
- a CDS encoding phage major tail tube protein yields the protein MFTNRVRQAIAATLQGLPLSATVEEFTPPKIEFDMEPQSGGRFIAEEMAKSGKVLGATLVLQGAGPEILLALGVKLGDDILLNVREAGQDQDGNTWFTYHTVGGKLKSLAEAKLKMGDKPTTTLELSCRTYNRLENGIPVIDIDVRTQKFVLNGVDILGDARRAVLLP
- a CDS encoding phage tail tape measure protein, encoding MADTKYSLMNAGINAAEMTLGEVSQGVTVTNSAPINGLIQALITSSLKIGLLTSAIESLNLTLSLQRSMLRAPVADAKNASVSGQTAADKSPGRIEPPDMLKPAMAMDSALADLRSVAQLTRPQSDGMGQSNLQMATTPMVAAGGTSAVDLTRLESLAASAGIGKTLANTSDRQFELLHFASDAAVTAAAFKVPALEVGEMMAGWRTSMKLSGVEAFDLADATHHLGKIPGVAQAADIGAVLQRHGSTSAAAGLMPEQAAALTAALLNTGTQKADAGSAFKSIITALGKGDQVSVKERAAWGQLGIDPREVARLLRDKDQAPGAVMSVLAALNAKPVENRSMLATTLFANGDEAALRLSQNLADLNEAFWQVKDKRQYATSELGDKGSIRQSALAQSNTRQGQLNIFNAQSDRLSTVTGDALAPISDIALSSLGSLADSLSNLAKYSSAATAVIVVAAAAVKSLVGWLSKAVVDEMSNRAAKRVLGGAAARLRRRSGGVPAEGLRGEFHAGTQEMNANPGTGSTDKLNSFSGGREVRAPGARYALSPVAALRPLAGKAFGPLKIISAVADVTEGVVAGDARMVGAGLGAAGGGWAGASAGSLAGAALGSFVPVVGTAIGGLLGGLIGGWLGSESGASLGAKLATPAADRLGSPAQVSNDLTSTRTDNQPITFNSTIQINGQDLASARELANLVVQTTLGQLGQLMPTNALATRRDTALTDGAV